A region from the Nostoc sp. HK-01 genome encodes:
- a CDS encoding metallophosphoesterase, with the protein MNQVSTVSIAQITDIHLFASESHQLLGMPTIESFKVVLERLKELKSEIDLLLLTGDLSGDGTSDSYEHLQSLIHQLQIPTYWLPGNHDCAIAMNEILNVGMISRRKSFQRGNWNFILLNSAVPGRVHGHLTTNTLSWLDSELAKLGNNPTLIAFHHPPFLVNSAWLDSSGLKNPEELFAVIDRYPQVKLVLFGHIHQQFQRQRHNVGYLGTPSTCIQFRSHSPTFAIDQKAPGFRLLKLYPSGSWETSIERVPYFHPLELAATGY; encoded by the coding sequence ATGAATCAAGTATCTACCGTATCGATCGCTCAGATAACAGATATACATCTGTTTGCCTCAGAAAGCCATCAACTACTGGGAATGCCTACCATTGAGTCATTTAAGGTAGTGCTGGAGCGATTAAAGGAGTTAAAATCGGAAATTGATTTACTATTATTAACCGGAGATTTATCTGGGGATGGTACTTCTGATTCTTATGAACATCTGCAAAGTTTAATTCATCAGTTACAAATACCTACTTACTGGCTACCAGGAAATCATGACTGTGCGATCGCTATGAATGAAATTCTGAATGTAGGAATGATTTCCCGGCGCAAGTCTTTCCAGCGCGGTAATTGGAATTTTATCTTACTGAATTCGGCTGTACCTGGACGTGTACATGGTCATCTGACAACTAATACTCTAAGTTGGCTGGACTCGGAATTAGCAAAACTAGGTAATAACCCAACATTGATAGCGTTTCATCATCCACCTTTTTTAGTGAATTCTGCATGGCTTGATAGCAGTGGCCTGAAAAATCCCGAAGAATTATTTGCAGTGATCGATCGCTATCCACAAGTTAAATTAGTTTTATTTGGTCATATTCATCAACAATTCCAACGCCAGCGCCACAACGTCGGCTATTTAGGAACTCCGTCAACTTGTATTCAGTTTCGTTCTCATAGTCCCACTTTTGCTATTGACCAAAAAGCCCCAGGTTTTCGCCTACTGAAACTATACCCCAGTGGTAGTTGGGAAACATCGATAGAACGAGTTCCCTATTTTCATCCACTGGAGTTAGCAGCAACAGGATACTAA
- a CDS encoding two component transcriptional regulator — MTVAHSPCVLVIETDESLATQLSSDLQEAGYDAILAHDAASGLQYSRDCQPALIVLDRMLAGESGLSLCKNIRSSGMRSPVLVLMARDTVDDRVACLEAGADDYILKPYRPEEFLKLIRLYLKPDIDTTEQLRFGDLVLDISTRRAIHNGRVIDLTMKEFELLKFLMEHPREVLTREQILENVWGYDFMGESNVIEVYIRYLRLKIEDEGQKRLIQTVRGVGYVLRES, encoded by the coding sequence ATGACAGTTGCTCACAGTCCCTGTGTTTTGGTGATTGAAACTGATGAAAGCCTTGCAACTCAGCTATCTTCTGATTTGCAAGAAGCTGGTTATGATGCGATTTTGGCTCATGATGCAGCCAGTGGTTTGCAATACAGTCGTGATTGTCAACCTGCTTTAATTGTTCTAGACCGGATGCTGGCGGGAGAATCTGGACTTTCGTTATGTAAAAATATTAGAAGTTCAGGAATGCGTTCTCCTGTACTGGTCTTGATGGCTAGAGATACCGTGGATGACCGTGTAGCTTGTCTAGAAGCGGGAGCCGATGATTATATTCTTAAACCTTACCGCCCAGAAGAATTTTTAAAGCTAATTCGCCTTTATTTAAAACCTGATATTGATACAACAGAGCAGTTACGCTTTGGGGATTTAGTTTTAGATATCTCAACCCGCCGCGCTATCCATAATGGACGGGTAATTGATTTGACAATGAAAGAATTTGAGTTATTAAAGTTTTTAATGGAACATCCCCGTGAGGTATTAACCCGCGAACAAATATTAGAAAATGTTTGGGGTTATGATTTTATGGGTGAGTCAAATGTGATTGAGGTGTATATTCGTTATTTACGCCTCAAAATTGAAGATGAAGGGCAAAAACGCCTGATTCAAACGGTGCGGGGTGTGGGATATGTTTTGCGAGAGTCTTAG
- a CDS encoding ATP-NAD/AcoX kinase, producing the protein MPKAGIIYNDLKPIASRVAIELEEKLTAAGWDVCVTSSIGGILGYANPDSPICHTPIDGLTPPGFDSDMKFAVVLGGDGTVLAASRQVAPLGIPLLTVNTGHMGFLTEAYLNQLPQALEQAMAGEYEIEERAMLTVKVLRGESVLWEALCLNEMVLHREPLTCMCHFEIAIGRHAPVDIAADGIIVSTPTGSTAYSLSAGGPVVTPGISALQLVPICPHSLASRALVFPDTETVNIYPVNIPRLVMVVDGNGGCYVFSEDRVYLERSQYSVRFIRLQPPEFFRILREKLGWGLPHIAKPTSVELP; encoded by the coding sequence GTGCCGAAAGCAGGCATTATCTACAATGATTTAAAGCCGATAGCCAGTCGCGTCGCTATCGAATTAGAAGAGAAACTCACCGCTGCTGGTTGGGATGTATGTGTCACAAGTAGCATCGGTGGGATATTGGGCTACGCTAATCCAGATAGTCCTATATGCCACACTCCCATTGACGGTTTGACACCCCCAGGTTTTGACTCAGATATGAAGTTTGCTGTTGTACTTGGGGGAGATGGTACTGTTTTAGCTGCGTCTCGTCAGGTTGCGCCGCTGGGAATTCCTCTTTTGACGGTGAATACTGGTCACATGGGGTTTTTGACGGAAGCTTATCTCAATCAACTGCCTCAAGCTCTTGAACAAGCAATGGCAGGTGAGTATGAAATTGAAGAACGGGCAATGCTGACTGTGAAGGTATTGCGCGGGGAGTCAGTACTATGGGAAGCCTTGTGCTTAAACGAAATGGTGCTGCATCGGGAACCATTAACCTGTATGTGCCATTTTGAAATTGCTATTGGTCGGCACGCGCCAGTAGATATTGCCGCTGATGGCATAATTGTTTCTACACCTACTGGTTCTACAGCTTATTCACTCAGTGCAGGCGGCCCGGTAGTCACTCCTGGTATCTCAGCTTTACAGTTAGTGCCGATTTGCCCTCACTCTTTAGCTTCTAGAGCGTTGGTGTTCCCAGATACAGAGACGGTAAATATTTATCCGGTAAATATTCCGCGTTTGGTGATGGTGGTAGATGGTAATGGCGGATGTTATGTGTTCTCGGAAGATCGGGTATATTTAGAGCGATCGCAATATAGTGTCCGATTTATTCGTTTACAACCACCAGAATTTTTCCGCATCTTGCGCGAAAAACTCGGATGGGGTCTTCCGCATATAGCCAAACCCACTTCTGTGGAGTTACCGTAA
- a CDS encoding NmrA family protein: MTLLIVGATGTLGRQVARRAIDEGYKVRCLVRSSKKAAFLKEWGAELVLGDLCYPETLPGALEGVTTIIDAATSRATDSLTIKQVDWEGQVALMQAAKAAGVERFVFFSIIDADKYPEVPLMEIKRCTELFLAESGLNYTILRLAGFMQGLIGQYGIPILEGQPVWVTGESSPIAYMDTQDIAKFAVRALSVPETQKQAFPIVGTRAWSAEEIISLCERLSGKDAKVTRMPLNLLRAVRGFVRFFQWGWNVADRLAFTEVLASGKPLNAQMDEVYKVFGLDQRETATLESYLQEYFSRIMKKLKELNYEKTKTKKEKNKRSPFKKVNSQ, from the coding sequence ATGACATTACTAATAGTCGGTGCCACTGGCACCTTAGGAAGACAAGTGGCTCGTCGTGCGATCGATGAGGGGTATAAAGTACGTTGTCTGGTTCGGAGTAGTAAAAAAGCGGCATTTCTCAAAGAGTGGGGTGCAGAACTTGTCCTAGGAGATTTGTGTTATCCCGAAACTCTTCCAGGCGCATTAGAAGGAGTCACTACAATTATTGACGCGGCAACATCCCGTGCTACTGATTCTTTAACTATCAAACAGGTAGACTGGGAAGGCCAAGTAGCATTAATGCAAGCGGCAAAAGCTGCGGGTGTAGAGCGTTTTGTCTTCTTTTCGATAATTGATGCCGATAAATACCCAGAAGTACCGCTGATGGAAATTAAGCGATGTACAGAACTATTTTTAGCTGAGTCTGGATTAAATTACACAATCTTACGTTTAGCTGGCTTCATGCAAGGGTTAATCGGTCAATATGGCATTCCGATTTTAGAAGGACAACCAGTTTGGGTAACTGGTGAGTCATCCCCCATCGCCTACATGGATACTCAAGATATTGCTAAATTTGCTGTGCGAGCTTTGAGTGTGCCAGAAACACAAAAACAAGCTTTCCCGATAGTGGGAACTCGTGCTTGGAGTGCAGAAGAAATTATTAGCTTATGTGAGCGCTTGTCGGGGAAAGATGCCAAAGTCACCCGGATGCCCTTAAACTTATTGCGTGCTGTGCGCGGTTTTGTCCGCTTCTTTCAGTGGGGATGGAATGTGGCAGACAGACTGGCGTTTACAGAAGTTTTGGCTAGTGGTAAGCCATTAAATGCCCAAATGGATGAGGTATACAAAGTTTTTGGCTTAGACCAAAGAGAAACAGCTACCCTTGAAAGTTACTTACAAGAGTATTTCAGTAGAATTATGAAAAAGCTCAAAGAGCTAAATTACGAAAAAACCAAGACCAAAAAGGAAAAAAACAAACGTTCTCCGTTTAAGAAGGTCAATAGTCAATAG